TACACCGAAAAAGACTAAACGCACTGCTAAATCGGCCCCGCCGGCAAATCCTCCTCGCCCTCGTGTTGAGCGTCGTAGTAAGCGCTACCGTGGGGTACTTAGCGAAATCGATAAGAGTAAAGAGTATGAGCCAGCCGAAGCTATAGCGCTCGCTCAGAAGACATCAAATGTTAAATTCGACGCAGCCGTCGAGCTGCATATCAACCTAGGAGTCGATCCTAAACAGGCCGATCAGTTAGTCCGCGGAACGCTTGTCTTACCTCACGGTAGCGGCAAGAGTCAGCGTGTGGCAGCTCTCGCCCCTGATGCAGAGCTGGACAAGATAAAGAAAGCCGGCGCTGACTTAGCTGGTAACGAGACCTTGCTAGAGCAGATTGGTAAAGGTGAAGTCGAGTTTGATATTCTCGTAGCCCACCCAGACATGATGCGTGATCTAAGTAAACACGCTAAGACACTTGGCCCACAGGGGCTGATGCCTAGCCCGAAGGCCGGTACGGTTACGGCTGACGTCGCCAAGACAGTTAAGGAGCTCAAAGGCGGACGTATCGAGTACCGGGTAGATCGCTACGGCATTATTCATCAGATTATCGGTCGGGTCAGCTTCACTTCAGAGCAATTGTTGGAGAATCTCGAGGTGCTGCTAGGTGCCGTTAAAGGGTCACGCCCCAGTTCTATCAAAGGAACTTATGTTGAGAGCTTAACCCTTACGACCAGCATGGGACCGGCTATTAAGTTAGCTGCTAGCAGCGTACAGGGCGCCTAAAACTACAAAGTATTTAGGCTAAAAAGAGAGTTAAGAGCGAGGCGTAGGTCTCGTTCTTATACTTCGGTCAAGGTAGCTTGACTGGACATTAGCGAATTATCTCTCTACACTATGCCTGGAGATAAAGGTGCTATGCATCCAATAAAACAAGACATTTTAGAAAAGCTTATCCTGAGTCAAGGATTGCGCTTTGCAGCATTACGGCCAGTCGAAGTTGAGAATAACCACTTCATCTACTACCTCAGGCAACTCCAAGACGAGGGCATGGTAGAGAAGACTGATAATCTCTACCACTTGAGTGCACAGGGTAAGCAGGAGGCCGAGCGTATGAGTTTGGCTGGTTTAAGCGTACGTCTGCAGCCTAAGATCGTCACCGCCCCCGTTTGCTTTCGAGATGATCGGCAAGAGGTGCTTCTTTTCCAGTGGGCTAGAGAGCCTGGGTACGGTAGGTACAGCTTGGTTAACGGTAAGCTCCACTTCGGGGAGTCGGCCCTCTCAGCTGTCGAACGTGAGTTATTAGAAAAGACCGGTCTCAAAACAAAACTTAAGTGGGCCGGTAACGTGTACATTCGTGAGTTCGGGCGTGGTGAGTGTAAGAAACACCAATTATCTCATGTATTTGTAGGGGACGACCCGACCGGAGAAATTATTAAGTGCACGGCTGGGGTGGCAGTCTGGGTGCCCATAAACACTCTGATTACTCTCGATCTCTTACCAGGCACTCGGGAGATTATAGACCTGCTAGATATAGGTAGGCTGTTCTATGAAGAACTCGAGCTTAGCTAACCATGTCAAGCTCATGGTTATTCGTATGATCTATACTATAATGTGTGCCACTTAGGTCAACTTTATACGGGGAGAAATTATACATGAGTGAGCTATCTTCTGGTCTTACTACTCAAAGCTCTTACGTGGAAATTCACCAACGATTTGCGGATAGCGAATACGGGCAGACGTTAGCAGGGGTTATACGTTACGACCGTTACCGACCAGAGCAGGTCGACCCTGGGCAGTGGCGGAAACTTCTAGGAGCCGACGTTAACTGTTTGGAGCATATGCCAATCACATACGGTATAGCTCGTCAGTTCGTTCTCTACCATGAAGCGGAAGACGATTCTCCTGTTAGGTTTAGTAACTTCGAAACGTATGTGTTCCTATTGGCTGCTAAGGTTCATGATTGGCAGGAGGCAGTAGTAGGGGATATTAACTACGAGCTTAAGACGGCCGATGATGAGTCTGTTGAACGTACGGTATTCTCCCGGCTCTTCGATGAATTCTTCGATCTGGACGATCCCAGACGTGACGAAGTCAAAGCTCACCTCGACACGATTATATTCGATAGAGACTCCAAGTTAGGCCATGCTTTTAACGCAGTTGAACGGATCGGGTATTTGCGTACCGGCCTTCGAGCCTTTAATGTAAGCCCAGGACAGGACCAGATTCTCACCGAGCATCTGGAGTGGCTGGCTACAAGCGTGTTATCCAACCAAATAACGTCACTTCTAGAATACGCCGAGGTGTACCCTTACGTCCGACACTATCTAAGGGCTAATGAGAGCCGTATATCGGCCGCCTTCGGTGCCCTAACGGTCGAGGTCTTTATGCGCCATGGACAAGCTGAACCGGATCGACACCAGGTTTACATGTTAGCCCAGACCGCCTGGCGCGGCCGTGTACTGTGAATGCGAATTAAAGCTCTACTTTAATTAGTTCGATATCGTAGGTGGCAAAGATATCTCCAGCATCAAGTCGGGAGTACCCTTCGGTGTAGTAGACTTTGCTAATGCCTGCTTCGGCAACCAGCTTAGCGCAAACGGGGCAAGGGAAAGTAGTGACGTAGAGGCTGGCTCCTTCTAGTGCAGTACCATTGTGGGCCGCTCGGGCAATGAGGGCGGCCTCACTATGTATCGCTTTTGATACCTCGATAAATTCACCGGCGTCGAAATTACTACGCGGATCGCCGAATGTGTTAGAGGAGTAGTCTTTAGCCACCAACGGTCGATTGTGGGCTAGCAGGAGTATAGTACCGCCCTTAGTTACGAGTGATCCCACCTGTCGCCACCAGTCCGGGCTCTTCTGAGCTTCATCAACTGCTTTAGCCATTAGCTCTACGTCTAACTTCTGGCTTGAGAGTTGGCGGTGAGCCGGGGCCTCACTGTCTTGCGTACTAATCTGTCGGTCCCAACGGAGGAAAGTGGAGATTAGTTTAACCTTCTTGCGGTCGAGGTACTTGTCTATAATCAGCTGAGATACGTCTTCGTCCGGCATAACTATCGTGTCGTATTTATTCAGTGTAGTTTTGATAGTCTTCTTATTAAGGACGCCGATCTTTTTAGTGGTTTCGATACTGTCGACTGCGCGGCGCATTATATTGGGCTCTATAGCTCTTATATCTCGATCGAGTCGGGGTATTTCTTTCAGTAAGTCTTCGCCAATCAGGTATATATCACCCACATGGTGCTGAAAAAAATTTATATAACCCTGATGAAGCGCAGGGACATAGGCGACTATAGCTTGGTTCGTCATTTATTACGAATTCTCTCTATGAACTGTTTAGTAAGGGTGTGTATCTCTTCCGCTAGCTGCTCCGCTCCGTCGATTGTCAGACGTCTGATGCGCGCCGTCGTAGAAGTAGTAGATTGAGGCGTGAGAGTGACTATCTGGCCGCAGTGCTCTTCATACTCTTTTTTTAGATCATCTGGAAAGTCCCCGGTGCTGGAGGAAGTTACCAGAATATCCGGTTTAACCGCGCGAATCAGATCGCCGATGTCGTGGTCGAGCTGGCGTAAAAATACTAGGTCGACATGACGTAAGTGGACTAACATCTCAATTCGTTCCTTTTCGGGTACGATCGGACGGCTTTTGCCTTTACGTTTGCGGGTGAGTTCATCGGAATCGATGCCGACAATTAAAATATCGCCGTACGACTTGGCCATTTCGAGATATTTAGCATGTCCTTCGTGTATTAAATCGTAAACACCCTGGGTTAACACAATCTTGTGATTATCTGCCCGTAAGAGGGTTAGAAATTCACTTAAAGTCTCAAAATCAGCGATTAGGCGTTGAGCAGAGTTGCTGCTGTTTTGTTTAACAACAGCTATATCAGGTATAGACACCACCTTTTTTCTTGACATACAGGAATTATATTGATGCGACGGGCACAAGTCAAAAATAGCAATCTACTATTAAATAATTACTGCCGGCGCGGGGTGATATGAAAGAGTAGCGGTTTTTGACTAAAGTCTACTCCTTGAGCCGGTACTATAAAGTGGATGTGCAGATGGTGGACAGTCGCGCCCGTTTCTGAGGGGTCACCGAAACGCATAGCGATAGCGCCACCCTTGATAGCAAATTTCTGTTCTAAGTCCTTGAAGTAACCGAAGGCCTCAGTTAAGAACTCATCGCTTAGCTCTTGGATACTAGTAGCATGAAGTTTAGGAATGGCCATGATGTGGTAGTCGGTATTCTCGTACGGATAGCCGTTATGCACTAGAAATGAGTGTTCGCCTTCAGCAATGATATCGTCTTTCTCGCCGTAGAATTCAGGAATGTGTTCGGGACACATAAAACAGATTCCGCGTTCAGCGATGCTCTCCATCGCGGCACGTTGATCTGCCTGACGGGCATTAGGGAGATAAACTGTGGTTGGTGGGGTGTCTTTAGATTCGTTCATATTCAACAAAAGTGTAGGGATATCGGTTGTTTTCATCAACCTCGTAAGTTTGACTACGGGATACTTCTTGCCATTCGGGAGGAATCTCCGGGAAGTAGGTATCCCCAGGGAAGTCGGCCTCAATCTCTGTTACTACGAGTCTATCTACAGTCGGCATAGCGATACTATAGACCCTACTGCCCCCAATCACGTAGATACCCCCCTCATCGGCGGCACTCTCGTAAGCTGATTCGAGTGAGTTGACTACGGTGCAGCCGAGAAGCTGTAGATCTCGCTGTTTAGTTAAGACGATGTTATGTCTATTAGGTAGGGGTCGACCGATTGATTCATAGGTGTGTCTTCCCATAACAACTGCGTGGCCGAAGGTAAGCTCCTTAAAATGACGCAAATCTGCCGGTAACTGGCCGTGCCACGGCATCGATCCCTTGTAGCCGATGGTTCGGTTTCTGTCGTAAGCGACGACTATTGTTTTTTCAGGAGCCATACAGTTATCTCCTTATTGCGGGGTCGGTATATGGAAGTAAGGGTGAGCATCGTATTCATCCAGCTGGAAATCATCGGGGCGATAACTAAAGATATCACTACGAGGTGCATCAGACGGTGATTTATCAGATCGAATATCAGGATCGACAGGTACTTCGTTAGAAACCAGGACTCGCGGCAGTGGCTTCGGCGCTCTATCTAGCAGTTCTTCTACCTTTTCAAACTGATTCTCATAAATATGTGCATCTGATATGACGTGAATGTAAGCTTTCGGTCGATAACCGGTAGCTTGAGCTAGCATTACGGTAAAGGCGGCCCACTGGGCAATGTTATTGACAACACCTACTGGCACATCACCGCTTCGTTGGAAATGCTTCAGTGTAAGATCACCGTTCGCTGTAACCCGGGCGTGCAGTACGGTACCGTGACAAGGTGCAACGATAACCTTCGAATCATACCCTGGTGCTCGAAAACTTTCGGGTGGATACCACGAAGTTATCATATGGCGGCGGAGCTGAGGTAGGTGACGAATCTGGTCAACCATGGCTTTGATTTGGTTAAATGGCTCCCCGTTCCGATCTGGGAATGCAGCTAGGTTGGGGCCATATGAGGCGCTGCCGAGGTCACCTTCAGCTAGCCCAAGCATAGCGGTCATTTCAGGTGTGACCTGGCCTTCCCACCATTTACGTGGCATGCCGTAGCTCTCTAACTCATCTAAAGTGTGAGCTCCGTTCATGAAGCCGACAAGTTCACCGATAGCTTTGGGAAATACTTTGCTTAAGTTACGTTCAGTGATGAGCGGGAATCCATTAGTAAGATCGTAGCGCATGGTATGCATGTCGATATAACGGGCAGTGGCCGGTCGCTCTACACCTTCCTCGTCAAGTTTGAGCGCAGTTACTTCTTCCTCGCCTCGGAGCATAATTTCCTCTAGTAGCTGCCGGTACTGCGTATCCGGCTCTCTATCCTCGTTGTATCCTATAGGATCTATAAATTCTGCACTCATAAATAATAAAACTCCTTTGTCCATCATTTTACCTCATAGACAGACGCATAGCATGCATAACTATTATGGTGGAGATATGCTAGGGCGGGAGAGGGAGGTATGACCGGGTGGTGGTCGGGGTGGTCGGCACGGCGCAGGTGGGTTTATCCACCAATTGTGCACCCTTCGCAGCCGACCACCCCGGAGGAGTTACACCATCTAGATGTCGTTGAGACTACCGGGCCGGTACACGAAGACCGATGAGCTTGCCCTCTTCCTCAATGGGTAACAGCACTCCTCGTTGGATGCATCGGTCTACGCACTTCTCGATTGCCTGTCTGGTGGTTCTCCGGGCGGTTGAGCAGCGGAGGAGATCACCGGCGATGTCGTCGCGGCGAGTGAAGTACGTACCACCCTTTTTTCGAACCAGCGCCACGATCTCCCGCTCGGTACGCTTGTTGGACACTGTCCCTCTCCCAAAATGTAAATGTACACTCGAAAAGTTACCCTTCGAGCGGTGGAATCAGATGATTCCATGCAAGCCTTATCGTTAAAACTTGCATCGAGTCACCCCTATCGGCAGCTAAGCTATAGACTCACCTTAAATAATAAACAGCTAATCTGTCAAATACTACTGTGTAAGTTGTCGGTAGGACAGTACATGCCCCTTACCGGCTTCCTTAGTGGCGTAGAGGGCATCGTCGGCCTGTTTGTAAAGTTCTGTCCAGTTTGTCTGATCGCTCAATGAGCTAACCCCGGCCGAGATGGTACAGTTGAACTCAGTTCTACCGTTATAGCTGATGTCGGTACCGGCAACCAGGCGGACTAGGTCGACGGCAATCCCTAGAGCGTCATCTTCATCGGCATCGAGTAGAGCTATCACGAACTCATCTCCACCAAAACGCGCGATAATGTCATTCTCACGCAGACGAGCATTCATCGCGTCAGTAACCGTCTTTAAAGCTGCGTCTCCGGCTGGGTGGCCATAGGAGTCGTTGATAATTTTAAAATCATCTACATCGATGCAGATTAGAGATAGCCGGGCCGTATTAGGGTTGTCGTGTCGGCGTCGCTTAAGCTTACTCCATTCCTCGTCAATTAACAGCTCAAAGCCACTACGATTTACTACCTGAGTGAGATGATCGATGTTCTTCTCCGTCGTCAACCGTTCGATCTCACGCTGTTGGAGCTGGATAGTATCGCGCATATCGCTCATGCGGTCACGGATAAAGGCTTCCTGCGCTAGGTCGTTCAGCTCATTACTAGACTGGCGTGCGAGTTCATTTATCATAGTTATGACATTATATACTACAATAGTCAATTAATTCAAGCTTTGACATCAGGTAGAGGGATAGGCTATACTCTCCGACAGTGAGCCAAAGACCGTAGCGCTCAGCCCTAAAGGTTGAATTAAGAATGCTACCGAGGTATATCCAACTAAGTCGGAACTAAGCCTTAGTTGGCAACAGCTAGATTGTTGAATATATCTCTGACTGGTCGGTGTCAGAGATTTTTTAATGCTCACTAAACATAATAACGAGGTACCATCATGGCAATTTCTCGTACACAAAAAGAAGCCCAGGTTGAAGCTCTGAAAGAAGAGTTCACTCAAAGCAGTATGACCGTAATGACGGCCTATAGTGGTCTAACGGTGCATGAGGCGCAAGCGCTGCGCAAGCAGATGCGTGAACTGGGCGGAAACTTCCGCGTGGTAAAGAACGCGATGTTCAAACTGGCCGTAGCCGACAGCTTTAAGGATCTCGATCTCTCACAGCTCGAAGGGCCGATCGCCGTCGCCTTCGGTTACAGTGACCCGGTAGCACCGGCTAAAACTATCAGTGACTACGCTAAGAAACATGAGTCATTGACACCACTAGGCGCTTTTAACGCTCAGGGTGAATGGTTCGATGCCACCCAGGTGGCTAAACTGGCCAGCCTGCCAAGTCGCGAGCAGTTGACGGCGCAACTGGTAGGTACTATCGCAGCTCCACTAAGTGGATTCGTTAGCGTCCTACAGGGTAACCTGCGTGGACTAGTAACGGTTCTCGACGGCGTCGCACAGGCTAAGGAAGCATAAT
Above is a genomic segment from Candidatus Saccharimonadales bacterium containing:
- a CDS encoding dihydrofolate reductase → MAPEKTIVVAYDRNRTIGYKGSMPWHGQLPADLRHFKELTFGHAVVMGRHTYESIGRPLPNRHNIVLTKQRDLQLLGCTVVNSLESAYESAADEGGIYVIGGSRVYSIAMPTVDRLVVTEIEADFPGDTYFPEIPPEWQEVSRSQTYEVDENNRYPYTFVEYERI
- the rplA gene encoding 50S ribosomal protein L1 is translated as MATETEIKKMKRGELNEFAATLGLNPDEYARIDDLRSAVFTTMSESATEESSETAEETETATPKKTKRTAKSAPPANPPRPRVERRSKRYRGVLSEIDKSKEYEPAEAIALAQKTSNVKFDAAVELHINLGVDPKQADQLVRGTLVLPHGSGKSQRVAALAPDAELDKIKKAGADLAGNETLLEQIGKGEVEFDILVAHPDMMRDLSKHAKTLGPQGLMPSPKAGTVTADVAKTVKELKGGRIEYRVDRYGIIHQIIGRVSFTSEQLLENLEVLLGAVKGSRPSSIKGTYVESLTLTTSMGPAIKLAASSVQGA
- a CDS encoding adenylyltransferase/cytidyltransferase family protein — translated: MSRKKVVSIPDIAVVKQNSSNSAQRLIADFETLSEFLTLLRADNHKIVLTQGVYDLIHEGHAKYLEMAKSYGDILIVGIDSDELTRKRKGKSRPIVPEKERIEMLVHLRHVDLVFLRQLDHDIGDLIRAVKPDILVTSSSTGDFPDDLKKEYEEHCGQIVTLTPQSTTSTTARIRRLTIDGAEQLAEEIHTLTKQFIERIRNK
- a CDS encoding NUDIX domain-containing protein, whose amino-acid sequence is MPGDKGAMHPIKQDILEKLILSQGLRFAALRPVEVENNHFIYYLRQLQDEGMVEKTDNLYHLSAQGKQEAERMSLAGLSVRLQPKIVTAPVCFRDDRQEVLLFQWAREPGYGRYSLVNGKLHFGESALSAVERELLEKTGLKTKLKWAGNVYIREFGRGECKKHQLSHVFVGDDPTGEIIKCTAGVAVWVPINTLITLDLLPGTREIIDLLDIGRLFYEELELS
- a CDS encoding deaminase, with translation MTNQAIVAYVPALHQGYINFFQHHVGDIYLIGEDLLKEIPRLDRDIRAIEPNIMRRAVDSIETTKKIGVLNKKTIKTTLNKYDTIVMPDEDVSQLIIDKYLDRKKVKLISTFLRWDRQISTQDSEAPAHRQLSSQKLDVELMAKAVDEAQKSPDWWRQVGSLVTKGGTILLLAHNRPLVAKDYSSNTFGDPRSNFDAGEFIEVSKAIHSEAALIARAAHNGTALEGASLYVTTFPCPVCAKLVAEAGISKVYYTEGYSRLDAGDIFATYDIELIKVEL
- the rplJ gene encoding 50S ribosomal protein L10 produces the protein MAISRTQKEAQVEALKEEFTQSSMTVMTAYSGLTVHEAQALRKQMRELGGNFRVVKNAMFKLAVADSFKDLDLSQLEGPIAVAFGYSDPVAPAKTISDYAKKHESLTPLGAFNAQGEWFDATQVAKLASLPSREQLTAQLVGTIAAPLSGFVSVLQGNLRGLVTVLDGVAQAKEA
- a CDS encoding HIT domain-containing protein, which produces MNESKDTPPTTVYLPNARQADQRAAMESIAERGICFMCPEHIPEFYGEKDDIIAEGEHSFLVHNGYPYENTDYHIMAIPKLHATSIQELSDEFLTEAFGYFKDLEQKFAIKGGAIAMRFGDPSETGATVHHLHIHFIVPAQGVDFSQKPLLFHITPRRQ
- a CDS encoding GGDEF domain-containing protein, whose translation is MINELARQSSNELNDLAQEAFIRDRMSDMRDTIQLQQREIERLTTEKNIDHLTQVVNRSGFELLIDEEWSKLKRRRHDNPNTARLSLICIDVDDFKIINDSYGHPAGDAALKTVTDAMNARLRENDIIARFGGDEFVIALLDADEDDALGIAVDLVRLVAGTDISYNGRTEFNCTISAGVSSLSDQTNWTELYKQADDALYATKEAGKGHVLSYRQLTQ
- the thyA gene encoding thymidylate synthase, whose product is MSAEFIDPIGYNEDREPDTQYRQLLEEIMLRGEEEVTALKLDEEGVERPATARYIDMHTMRYDLTNGFPLITERNLSKVFPKAIGELVGFMNGAHTLDELESYGMPRKWWEGQVTPEMTAMLGLAEGDLGSASYGPNLAAFPDRNGEPFNQIKAMVDQIRHLPQLRRHMITSWYPPESFRAPGYDSKVIVAPCHGTVLHARVTANGDLTLKHFQRSGDVPVGVVNNIAQWAAFTVMLAQATGYRPKAYIHVISDAHIYENQFEKVEELLDRAPKPLPRVLVSNEVPVDPDIRSDKSPSDAPRSDIFSYRPDDFQLDEYDAHPYFHIPTPQ